A window from Pseudomonas alloputida encodes these proteins:
- a CDS encoding phospholipase D family protein, with protein sequence MRLQRALPLLLVLLLGVAGCTSISAPRETSQALPAHESAFGRSVLRQAAPYGGRSGFRLLPNSNEAFRARAELIRNAQASIDLQYYIVHDGLSTRALVHELLRAADRGVRVRILLDDTTSDGLDTVMGTLDAHPNIHIRVFNPLHLGRSTGVTRAVGRLFNLSRQHRRMHNKLFLVDNSMAIVGGRNLGDEYFDAEPNLNFTDIDLLGVGPVAEQLGHSFDQYWNSALSRPITDFLWHDPDANDLRASRQRLEVSLAKARTQRKALYDRLMAYQSQPRLDVWRNELIWAHAQALWDAPSKVLAEDEPDPQLLLSQQLAPDLANVHRELVLASAYFVPGEPGLLYLTGRADAGVSVKLLTNSLEATDVPAVHGGYAPYRRALLEHGVQLYELRRQPGDPSAGRLSFRGSSDSSLHTKAIVFDRRKTFIGSFNFDPRSVLWNTEVGVLVDSPELAEYTRELAQQGMAPALSYQVKLIGNKLVWATEDNGQRHVLTSEPGGIWRRFNAWISKAVGLEKML encoded by the coding sequence TTGAGACTCCAGCGAGCCTTGCCTCTGCTGCTGGTGTTGTTGCTCGGCGTTGCCGGTTGCACAAGCATCAGCGCGCCCCGCGAAACCAGCCAGGCGTTGCCTGCCCACGAATCGGCCTTTGGCCGCTCGGTGCTGCGCCAGGCCGCGCCCTATGGCGGCCGCTCGGGCTTTCGCCTGCTGCCCAACAGCAACGAGGCATTTCGCGCCCGCGCCGAACTGATACGCAACGCCCAGGCGAGCATCGACCTGCAGTACTACATCGTCCACGACGGTCTCAGTACCCGCGCCCTTGTGCATGAACTGCTGCGCGCTGCCGACCGTGGCGTGCGCGTGCGCATCCTGCTCGACGACACCACCAGCGACGGCCTGGACACCGTCATGGGCACCCTCGATGCCCATCCGAACATCCACATTCGCGTGTTCAACCCACTGCATCTGGGGCGCAGTACCGGCGTTACGCGCGCCGTGGGCCGGCTGTTCAACTTGTCGCGCCAGCACCGGCGCATGCACAACAAGCTGTTCCTGGTGGACAACAGCATGGCCATCGTCGGCGGGCGCAACCTGGGCGACGAGTATTTCGATGCCGAGCCCAACCTCAACTTCACCGACATCGACCTGCTGGGCGTGGGCCCGGTAGCCGAGCAGCTGGGGCACAGCTTCGACCAGTACTGGAACAGCGCCCTCAGCCGGCCGATCACCGATTTCCTCTGGCATGACCCGGATGCCAACGACCTGCGGGCTAGCCGCCAGCGCCTGGAAGTGTCGCTGGCCAAAGCCAGGACCCAGCGCAAGGCCCTGTACGACCGCTTGATGGCCTATCAGTCGCAGCCGCGCCTGGATGTGTGGCGCAACGAGCTGATCTGGGCTCACGCACAGGCCCTATGGGATGCGCCCAGCAAGGTGTTGGCCGAAGACGAACCGGACCCGCAATTACTGCTGAGCCAGCAACTGGCTCCGGACCTGGCTAACGTGCACCGCGAGTTGGTCCTGGCATCGGCCTACTTTGTACCGGGCGAACCGGGGCTGCTGTACCTGACCGGCCGCGCCGACGCTGGCGTTTCGGTGAAGCTGCTGACCAACTCGCTGGAAGCCACCGACGTGCCGGCAGTGCATGGAGGCTATGCACCCTATCGTCGTGCCTTGCTTGAGCACGGGGTGCAGCTTTACGAGCTTCGCCGCCAGCCAGGCGACCCCAGCGCGGGGCGACTGAGTTTCCGTGGCAGCTCGGATTCGAGCCTGCACACCAAGGCGATCGTGTTCGACCGGCGCAAGACCTTCATCGGCTCGTTCAACTTCGACCCGCGCTCAGTATTGTGGAACACCGAGGTCGGGGTACTGGTGGACAGCCCGGAGCTGGCCGAATACACCCGCGAACTGGCCCAGCAGGGTATGGCGCCTGCGCTGAGCTATCAGGTGAAACTGATAGGTAACAAGCTGGTGTGGGCGACCGAGGACAATGGCCAACGGCACGTGCTGACGTCTGAGCCGGGCGGGATCTGGCGACGCTTCAATGCCTGGATCAGCAAGGCGGTTGGCTTGGAGAAGATGCTATAG
- a CDS encoding MFS transporter, whose protein sequence is MRWGTYFAVLASVLSVGLALGVSMPLVSLRLEAWGYGSFAIGVMAAMPALGVLAGASLASRLAGWVGVPSAMRLCLWGGALSIGLLALLPSYPLWLLLRLMIGMSLTVVFILGESWINQLVVEQWRGRLVALYGSSYALSQLAGPLVLGFLGSDDDFGFWAATGLLLAAPLVLLGRGGAPSTEACSVTFGDLFAFCRRLPVIAWAIALFASFEAMILTLLPVYCLQQGFSTEIALFMVSTVVVGDAVLQLPIGALADHMSRRTLFTGCAVTLLVSSLAIPLLLHTPVIWPLWVLFGASAGGLFTLSLVLIGERYRDDELVRANAHVAQLWGIGCLLGPLLAGAGSQWISGHALLFLMAAGAAGLVVLTRRRGAFEPVSA, encoded by the coding sequence ATGCGTTGGGGTACCTACTTCGCCGTACTGGCATCGGTGCTCAGTGTCGGGCTGGCGCTTGGCGTGAGCATGCCGCTGGTGTCCCTGCGCCTGGAGGCCTGGGGCTACGGCAGCTTCGCCATCGGCGTGATGGCGGCAATGCCGGCGTTGGGCGTACTGGCCGGCGCCAGCCTGGCCAGCCGCCTGGCAGGTTGGGTTGGCGTACCTTCGGCGATGCGCCTGTGCCTGTGGGGCGGGGCGCTGTCGATTGGCCTGCTCGCGCTGCTGCCTAGTTACCCGTTATGGCTGCTGCTGCGGCTGATGATCGGCATGTCTCTGACCGTGGTGTTCATCCTCGGCGAAAGCTGGATCAACCAACTGGTGGTCGAACAGTGGCGTGGCCGGTTGGTGGCGCTGTATGGCAGCAGCTACGCCCTGAGCCAGTTGGCCGGGCCGTTGGTGCTGGGTTTCCTCGGCTCTGATGACGACTTCGGCTTCTGGGCGGCGACCGGCCTGCTGCTGGCCGCGCCGCTGGTTCTGCTGGGGCGTGGTGGAGCGCCGAGCACGGAAGCCTGCAGTGTCACCTTTGGCGACCTGTTCGCCTTCTGCCGACGCTTGCCGGTAATTGCCTGGGCCATTGCCCTGTTCGCCTCGTTCGAGGCGATGATCCTCACCTTGCTGCCGGTGTATTGCCTGCAGCAGGGCTTCAGCACCGAAATCGCCTTGTTCATGGTGAGTACCGTGGTGGTGGGTGATGCGGTGCTGCAATTGCCCATCGGCGCGCTGGCCGACCATATGTCGCGACGTACCCTGTTCACTGGCTGTGCGGTGACCCTGCTGGTGTCCAGTCTGGCGATCCCGCTGCTGTTGCACACCCCGGTTATCTGGCCGTTGTGGGTGTTGTTCGGCGCCAGTGCCGGCGGCTTGTTCACCTTGTCGCTGGTGCTGATCGGTGAGCGCTACCGCGATGATGAGTTGGTACGGGCCAATGCCCACGTAGCCCAACTGTGGGGCATTGGCTGTTTGCTCGGGCCGTTGTTGGCCGGGGCGGGGAGCCAGTGGATCAGCGGGCATGCGTTGCTGTTCCTGATGGCGGCCGGGGCTGCGGGGTTGGTTGTATTGACGCGGCGGCGCGGAGCCTTTGAGCCGGTTTCTGCCTGA
- a CDS encoding aldehyde dehydrogenase, with product MTTLTRADWEQRAQQLKIEGRAFINGEYTDAVSGETFECLSPVDGRFLAKVASCDLADANRAVENARATFNSGVWSQLAPAKRKAKLIRFADLLRKNVEELALLETLDMGKPIGDSSSIDIPGAAQAIHWTAEAIDKVYDEVAPTPHDQLGLVTREPVGVVGAIVPWNFPLLMACWKLGPALATGNSVVLKPSEKSPLTAIRIAQLAIEAGIPAGVLNVLPGYGHTVGKALALHMDVDTLVFTGSTKIAKQLMVYAGESNMKRIWLEAGGKSPNIVFADAPDLQAAAEAAASAIAFNQGEVCTAGSRLLVERSIKDKFLPMVVEALKGWKPGNPLDPQTTVGALVDTQQMNTVLSYIEAGHKDGAKLLAGGKRTLEETGGTYVEPTIFDGVTNAMRIAQEEIFGPVLSVIAFDTAEEAVAIANDTPYGLAAGIWTSDISKAHKTARAVRAGSVWVNQYDGGDMTAPFGGFKQSGNGRDKSLHALEKYTELKATWIKL from the coding sequence ATGACCACCCTGACCCGTGCGGACTGGGAACAACGTGCCCAGCAACTGAAGATCGAAGGCCGTGCCTTCATCAACGGCGAATACACCGATGCCGTATCCGGTGAAACCTTCGAGTGCCTGAGCCCGGTCGACGGACGCTTCCTGGCCAAGGTTGCCAGCTGCGACCTGGCCGATGCCAACCGCGCTGTTGAAAACGCCCGTGCCACCTTCAACTCCGGCGTGTGGTCGCAGCTGGCCCCCGCCAAGCGCAAGGCCAAGCTGATCCGCTTCGCCGACCTGCTGCGCAAGAACGTCGAAGAGCTGGCGCTGTTGGAAACGCTGGACATGGGCAAGCCGATCGGCGACTCCTCCAGCATCGACATCCCAGGTGCGGCCCAAGCCATTCACTGGACTGCCGAAGCCATCGACAAGGTCTACGACGAAGTTGCCCCGACCCCGCATGACCAGCTTGGCCTGGTTACCCGCGAACCCGTGGGTGTGGTTGGTGCCATCGTGCCGTGGAACTTCCCGTTGCTGATGGCCTGCTGGAAACTCGGCCCTGCACTGGCCACCGGTAACTCGGTCGTGCTCAAGCCGTCCGAAAAATCGCCGCTGACCGCCATCCGCATCGCCCAACTGGCGATCGAGGCCGGTATCCCCGCTGGCGTGCTGAACGTGCTGCCAGGCTATGGCCACACCGTGGGCAAGGCACTGGCCCTGCACATGGACGTGGACACCCTGGTGTTCACCGGTTCGACCAAGATCGCCAAGCAACTGATGGTTTACGCGGGCGAGTCGAACATGAAACGCATCTGGCTGGAAGCCGGTGGCAAGAGCCCGAACATCGTCTTTGCCGACGCCCCGGACCTGCAAGCAGCCGCCGAGGCCGCAGCCAGCGCCATCGCCTTCAACCAGGGCGAAGTGTGCACTGCAGGCTCCCGCCTGCTGGTCGAGCGTTCGATCAAGGACAAGTTCCTGCCGATGGTGGTAGAGGCCCTGAAGGGCTGGAAGCCAGGCAACCCGCTGGACCCGCAGACCACTGTCGGTGCCTTGGTCGATACCCAGCAGATGAACACCGTGCTGTCGTACATCGAGGCTGGCCACAAGGACGGCGCCAAGCTGCTGGCCGGCGGCAAACGCACCCTGGAAGAGACCGGCGGCACCTACGTCGAGCCGACCATCTTCGACGGCGTGACTAACGCCATGCGCATTGCCCAGGAAGAAATCTTCGGCCCGGTGCTGTCGGTGATTGCCTTCGACACCGCCGAAGAAGCCGTGGCCATTGCCAACGACACCCCGTATGGCCTGGCCGCTGGTATCTGGACTTCGGACATTTCCAAGGCCCACAAGACCGCCCGTGCCGTGCGTGCAGGCAGCGTCTGGGTCAACCAGTACGATGGTGGCGACATGACCGCGCCGTTCGGTGGCTTCAAACAGTCGGGCAACGGCCGTGACAAGTCGCTGCACGCACTGGAGAAGTACACCGAGCTGAAGGCGACCTGGATCAAGCTGTAA
- a CDS encoding cupin domain-containing protein has product MSIDSIIDFAQVITEAERYRPAAEKILKGEPDQAVYNHYSSPCGQFAAGVWEGEVGQWTVNYTEHEYCEIVQGVSVLRDEDGGAKTLRAGDRFVIPAGFKGTWEVLEPCRKIYVMFEQK; this is encoded by the coding sequence ATGAGTATTGATAGCATCATCGACTTCGCGCAGGTCATCACCGAGGCCGAACGCTACCGCCCGGCTGCAGAGAAAATCCTCAAGGGCGAGCCGGACCAGGCGGTCTACAACCACTATTCCAGCCCGTGCGGGCAGTTTGCCGCTGGCGTATGGGAAGGTGAGGTGGGCCAGTGGACAGTGAACTACACCGAGCACGAATACTGCGAGATCGTCCAAGGCGTTTCGGTGCTGCGCGACGAGGATGGCGGGGCGAAAACCCTGCGTGCCGGCGATCGCTTTGTAATCCCCGCCGGCTTCAAAGGCACTTGGGAGGTGCTGGAGCCTTGCCGCAAGATCTATGTGATGTTCGAGCAGAAGTAA
- the rpmG gene encoding 50S ribosomal protein L33, translated as MRELIRLVSSAGTGHFYTTDKNKRTTPDKIEIKKYDPVVRKHVVYKEAKIK; from the coding sequence ATGCGTGAATTGATCCGTCTGGTTTCGAGTGCCGGTACCGGCCACTTCTACACCACCGACAAGAACAAGCGCACCACCCCGGACAAAATCGAGATCAAGAAATATGATCCGGTTGTTCGCAAGCACGTGGTGTACAAGGAAGCCAAGATCAAGTAA
- the rpmB gene encoding 50S ribosomal protein L28 produces MSRVCQVTGKGPVTGNNISHANNKTRRRFLPNLQHHRFWVESEKRFVRLRVSAKGMRIIDKRGIDAVLVDIRKAGAKV; encoded by the coding sequence ATGTCGAGAGTCTGTCAAGTTACTGGTAAGGGTCCAGTAACCGGGAACAACATTTCCCACGCAAACAACAAAACCCGTCGTCGTTTCCTGCCGAACCTGCAGCACCACCGTTTCTGGGTTGAATCCGAGAAGCGTTTCGTGCGTCTGCGCGTTTCCGCCAAAGGCATGCGTATCATCGACAAGCGCGGCATCGACGCCGTTCTGGTTGACATCCGTAAAGCTGGCGCCAAGGTTTAA
- a CDS encoding ABC transporter substrate-binding protein, producing the protein MRVAALSLLFTTLFAAGAAQAAPLSVCSEASPEGFDVVQYNSLTTTNATADVLMNRLVEFDAAQGKVVPSLATSWTVSADGLVYDFTLRDDVKFHSTSYFKPSRKLNADDVLFSFQRMLYPAHAWHKTAPGGYPHAQSLQLGSLIKAIEAPSPNTVRFTLSHPDATFLATLSMGFASIYSAEYADKLLKAGTPEKLNNQPIGTGPFVFQRFQKDAVVRYRANPDYFAGKPAVDPLIFAITTDANVRLQKLKRGECQVALSPKPLDIAEAGQDGNLKVATTPAFMTAFVAINSQHPPLDKPEVRQAINLAFDRQAYLKAVFEDSAVAANGPYPPNTWSYAKDLPGYPLDLKKAKALLAKAGLAEGFSTTIWTRPSGSLLNPNPSLGAQMLQADLAKIGIKAEIRVIEWGELIRRAKAGEHDLLFMGWAGDNGDPDNFLSPQFSCAAVESGTNFARFCDSRLDQLISAGRTTNDQSVRSRLYQQAQTLIQQQALWVPLAHPTAATLLRQGVEGYQVSPFGRLDFSKVTVTK; encoded by the coding sequence ATGCGTGTCGCCGCACTTTCCTTATTGTTCACCACCCTGTTCGCCGCTGGCGCTGCCCAGGCCGCTCCGCTGAGCGTTTGCAGCGAGGCCAGCCCCGAAGGCTTCGACGTGGTCCAGTACAATTCGCTCACCACCACCAACGCCACCGCCGACGTGCTGATGAACCGCCTGGTGGAGTTCGATGCGGCGCAAGGCAAGGTGGTGCCGAGCCTGGCGACCAGCTGGACGGTATCGGCCGACGGCCTGGTGTATGACTTCACCCTGCGCGATGACGTCAAGTTTCACAGCACCTCCTATTTCAAGCCAAGCCGCAAGCTGAATGCCGACGACGTGCTGTTCAGCTTCCAGCGCATGCTCTACCCGGCCCATGCCTGGCACAAGACTGCGCCGGGCGGCTACCCGCATGCCCAATCGCTGCAGCTGGGCAGCCTGATCAAGGCGATCGAGGCACCGTCGCCGAACACCGTGCGCTTCACCCTCAGCCACCCGGACGCCACCTTCCTGGCCACCCTGAGCATGGGCTTCGCCTCGATCTACTCCGCAGAATACGCTGACAAGCTGCTCAAGGCCGGCACACCGGAAAAGCTCAACAACCAACCGATCGGCACCGGGCCGTTCGTGTTCCAGCGTTTCCAGAAAGACGCCGTGGTGCGCTACCGCGCCAACCCGGACTACTTCGCCGGCAAGCCGGCGGTCGACCCGCTGATCTTCGCCATCACCACCGATGCCAACGTGCGCCTGCAGAAGCTCAAGCGTGGCGAGTGCCAGGTTGCCCTGTCGCCCAAGCCGTTGGACATTGCCGAAGCGGGCCAGGACGGTAACCTCAAGGTGGCCACCACCCCGGCATTCATGACTGCCTTCGTGGCCATCAACAGCCAGCACCCGCCGCTGGACAAGCCGGAAGTGCGTCAGGCGATCAACCTGGCCTTCGACAGGCAAGCCTACCTCAAGGCCGTGTTCGAAGACTCTGCGGTGGCTGCCAATGGCCCCTACCCGCCCAATACCTGGAGCTACGCCAAGGACCTGCCCGGCTACCCGCTGGACCTGAAGAAAGCCAAGGCCCTGCTGGCCAAGGCCGGCCTGGCCGAAGGCTTCAGTACCACCATCTGGACCCGGCCCTCGGGTAGCCTGCTCAACCCCAACCCCAGCCTTGGCGCGCAGATGCTGCAAGCCGACTTGGCGAAGATTGGTATCAAGGCTGAAATCCGCGTGATCGAATGGGGCGAGCTTATCCGCCGCGCCAAGGCCGGCGAGCATGACTTGCTGTTCATGGGCTGGGCGGGCGACAACGGCGACCCGGACAACTTCCTCAGCCCGCAGTTTTCCTGTGCGGCGGTCGAGTCAGGGACCAACTTCGCACGCTTCTGCGACAGCCGCCTCGACCAGCTGATCAGCGCCGGGCGCACCACCAACGACCAGAGCGTACGCAGCCGGCTGTACCAGCAGGCGCAGACACTGATCCAGCAGCAGGCGCTGTGGGTGCCACTGGCGCACCCGACGGCGGCGACCTTGCTGCGCCAAGGCGTCGAGGGGTACCAGGTGAGCCCGTTCGGGCGGCTGGATTTCAGCAAGGTGACGGTGACCAAGTAA
- a CDS encoding tyrosine-type recombinase/integrase, translating into MIRTASSGLRPYLLVQGVPVILANLWAEDLLHRSRLNTVENYLRDIAIAYEWALSRGSPLEAKLERLAVFSSAELTSLAERLCSTKRGAGASQSTCTRRLEAVKSFIDFSFEHYVELNRLGLLEQSQAEKNKAKNLRNLQKKITKIAYQSEPPLPATPLDSGGQALFKGVLSPDDFRNPFQSKQIQARNYCLFLVMLETLARRGEVVLIELDDVDLGPSPTIRIKRPSDINRERRLDGASLKTRGRIVPITASVAAVLNEYISDHRPKLIKPKRPCTALFVSSRDGRRLSARTVNTILRTVAASLGLPNFSTRIHPHGLRATGANIARKKFEKSGANSINVKDALAYLGGWSPSSESVQRYSRQAISDRLGEIIRSSDSSNFRGNEDD; encoded by the coding sequence ATGATTCGTACTGCCTCCAGCGGCCTCAGGCCATACCTGCTGGTGCAGGGGGTTCCAGTGATCCTAGCAAACCTCTGGGCGGAGGATTTGCTCCACAGATCGCGTCTCAATACCGTCGAAAATTACCTACGTGACATCGCTATCGCGTACGAGTGGGCTCTCAGCCGAGGTTCTCCACTGGAAGCGAAGCTTGAGCGCCTAGCGGTGTTCAGCTCAGCGGAACTGACATCGCTGGCCGAACGCCTCTGCTCCACCAAACGCGGTGCGGGTGCGAGCCAATCGACATGCACCCGACGACTCGAAGCTGTCAAATCATTCATAGATTTCTCCTTCGAGCACTACGTTGAGCTCAATCGACTAGGTCTACTTGAGCAAAGCCAAGCGGAAAAAAACAAAGCCAAGAATCTGCGAAATCTTCAAAAAAAAATCACCAAGATTGCATATCAATCAGAACCGCCGCTACCAGCAACGCCACTTGACTCCGGCGGACAAGCCTTATTCAAAGGGGTGCTCAGTCCTGATGACTTTAGGAACCCATTCCAAAGTAAACAGATACAGGCACGCAATTACTGTCTGTTCTTAGTAATGCTTGAAACACTTGCCAGGCGTGGCGAAGTGGTTCTCATAGAACTCGACGACGTTGACCTTGGTCCCTCACCTACAATACGCATCAAGCGCCCAAGCGATATCAACAGGGAGCGGAGACTGGACGGGGCTAGTCTCAAGACGCGCGGTCGGATAGTCCCCATAACCGCATCGGTAGCCGCGGTTCTGAACGAATACATTTCCGATCATCGCCCTAAACTGATCAAACCAAAAAGACCTTGTACAGCCCTATTCGTGAGTTCCCGTGACGGGAGACGGCTATCTGCGCGAACCGTAAACACCATTCTTCGTACCGTTGCAGCCAGCCTCGGCTTGCCAAACTTTTCAACACGAATTCATCCGCACGGCTTGAGGGCGACAGGGGCAAATATAGCTCGCAAAAAGTTTGAAAAAAGTGGCGCCAACAGCATTAATGTAAAAGATGCTCTGGCGTATCTGGGCGGATGGAGCCCCAGCAGCGAAAGTGTTCAGCGCTACTCTCGACAGGCCATATCTGATCGGCTCGGCGAAATAATCAGAAGCTCAGACAGCTCAAATTTTCGAGGCAATGAAGATGATTAA
- a CDS encoding site-specific integrase codes for MIKISPAELVAEIECRFGIEADAFPSTVKSTFGQAITIHNNDAWVERITVEIVGCAPMNIAWSKPLHSNLLVEWLLRGWFIDRLQTHIDLRPLIVVQRLLAQHKFSGNDADTIGNRLSTFAVRECTRLKASSWYEELVALRVFYRWCLDEEVPGFNEHDSLELSQLTVKAHDNRHLVTMRDDDFGPFTRVQLANIEMKLANNPLITHAQRTLFLLCRDWALRPIQLALMQVTDFGIDEGGPFVKVPSVKGIRRSRLRRHPSNLVKRYIANDTAEAVELQCTLAETQCNAASKEINAICARHGISTPVLPTPLFPSAYTTENRLLRFLTNPKLTPFTLHLDNHRISYALTSLTWILQLPDPHRPIQKTEPFMRITAYRLRRTKATSMVLSGASPEEVAEALDHSNLNSIKHYFHYNLELQEFINTTHMASPEINAAVQMWCGKFMEEIPDRSALRPISGLGSCNSEEPCPYHPTVTCYACPKFRPSRHANHEGALADITKFQQMLGSNSTGAMAQQVEAAIHGAKSVIIAVKELKE; via the coding sequence ATGATTAAAATTTCGCCTGCCGAACTCGTAGCCGAGATTGAATGTCGCTTCGGCATCGAGGCCGATGCCTTTCCTTCCACAGTCAAATCCACCTTCGGTCAGGCTATAACAATTCACAACAATGATGCGTGGGTTGAGAGAATAACGGTAGAGATTGTCGGGTGTGCTCCGATGAATATTGCGTGGAGCAAGCCCCTACATTCTAACTTGTTAGTTGAGTGGCTACTCAGAGGGTGGTTCATCGACAGACTCCAAACCCACATCGACCTTAGGCCTCTGATTGTCGTCCAGCGGCTTCTGGCCCAGCATAAATTTTCGGGAAATGACGCGGATACTATTGGCAATAGGTTATCGACATTTGCTGTACGTGAATGCACTCGATTAAAAGCATCAAGCTGGTATGAGGAGCTAGTTGCTCTTCGAGTATTTTATCGATGGTGCTTGGATGAAGAAGTCCCAGGCTTCAACGAACATGACAGCCTTGAACTATCACAGCTTACAGTAAAGGCGCATGATAACAGGCATTTAGTCACGATGCGAGATGATGACTTTGGCCCTTTCACTCGCGTACAACTCGCGAACATTGAGATGAAGCTTGCCAACAATCCGCTCATCACTCATGCCCAACGCACGCTTTTTTTGCTCTGTCGCGACTGGGCTCTTCGCCCTATACAGTTGGCCCTAATGCAGGTTACTGACTTCGGGATCGATGAGGGCGGCCCCTTTGTAAAGGTGCCGAGTGTTAAAGGAATTAGACGTTCAAGGCTCAGGAGGCATCCGAGCAACCTGGTAAAACGTTACATCGCTAACGATACTGCAGAGGCAGTAGAACTTCAGTGCACTTTAGCTGAGACCCAATGCAATGCCGCATCGAAGGAAATCAACGCGATATGTGCCAGGCATGGAATAAGCACTCCAGTACTTCCTACGCCGTTGTTTCCCTCGGCGTACACAACCGAAAACCGCCTTTTACGCTTCCTCACCAACCCCAAGCTGACACCATTCACATTACATCTCGACAACCATAGAATAAGTTATGCGCTAACATCTCTCACTTGGATACTCCAGTTACCAGACCCTCATCGACCCATACAAAAAACAGAGCCCTTCATGCGGATCACCGCGTACCGACTGCGCAGGACCAAGGCTACTTCAATGGTTCTTTCCGGTGCATCCCCTGAAGAGGTCGCTGAAGCTTTAGATCATTCAAATCTGAACTCTATAAAGCACTACTTCCATTACAACCTTGAGCTGCAAGAGTTCATAAATACGACCCACATGGCAAGCCCGGAGATCAATGCAGCCGTGCAGATGTGGTGCGGCAAATTCATGGAAGAAATCCCTGACAGATCCGCGCTAAGGCCAATAAGTGGCTTAGGATCATGCAATTCTGAAGAGCCATGTCCTTACCACCCGACGGTCACTTGCTATGCATGCCCTAAATTCAGACCTAGCCGTCATGCTAATCATGAAGGGGCTTTAGCAGACATCACTAAATTCCAGCAGATGCTCGGGAGCAATTCCACTGGCGCTATGGCCCAACAGGTCGAAGCAGCAATTCACGGCGCTAAGTCAGTAATCATTGCTGTGAAGGAGTTGAAAGAATGA
- the tnpB gene encoding IS66 family insertion sequence element accessory protein TnpB (TnpB, as the term is used for proteins encoded by IS66 family insertion elements, is considered an accessory protein, since TnpC, encoded by a neighboring gene, is a DDE family transposase.) gives MMRPDSKVEKVYLYPKPVDFRKSIDGLTALVELDIKVAVFDPVLFVFLNKARNRIKVLYWERNGFCLWLKRLEAERFKTSPDATDEAIVLTVQELNWLLDGFDLWRNRPHQVLTPRFVA, from the coding sequence ATGATGCGCCCCGACAGCAAAGTCGAAAAAGTCTACCTCTACCCCAAGCCCGTGGACTTTCGAAAGTCCATCGACGGCCTCACTGCCCTGGTCGAACTGGACATCAAGGTCGCCGTGTTCGACCCGGTACTTTTCGTCTTCCTCAATAAAGCCCGTAACCGCATCAAGGTGTTGTATTGGGAGCGCAACGGCTTCTGCCTTTGGCTCAAGCGCCTCGAAGCCGAGCGTTTCAAAACTTCACCCGACGCGACCGACGAAGCTATCGTACTGACCGTCCAGGAACTGAATTGGCTACTCGACGGTTTCGATCTCTGGCGCAACCGTCCGCATCAGGTTTTGACTCCTCGTTTCGTCGCCTGA